A single Pseudanabaenaceae cyanobacterium SKYG29 DNA region contains:
- a CDS encoding metal ABC transporter ATP-binding protein — MSKRKEIEHQDREAQPLLRVENLTIDRGHCRVVEGVSFQLPVGSHTAIVGPNGAGKSSLVQAILGLIPYRGRVEFLRQPVVGYVPQKLPFPRNFPLSVAEMVALGCAQRSAGCKQRVREALYQVGLDHKRQKPIGGLSGGELKRMLLAYCLVLQPQFLVLDEALAGVDRAGAVAFTELLGQLQSLYGWTILQVSHDLSLLRQQVDWVIGINRSVVFMGKPDQVLEGEYLQRLYS; from the coding sequence ACCCCTCTTGCGGGTGGAGAATTTGACGATCGATCGGGGTCATTGCCGTGTCGTGGAGGGAGTGTCTTTCCAGTTACCTGTGGGCAGCCACACAGCGATCGTTGGTCCCAATGGGGCAGGTAAGAGTTCCCTAGTGCAGGCGATTCTGGGTTTGATTCCCTATCGGGGGCGGGTAGAGTTTCTCCGTCAGCCTGTTGTGGGCTATGTACCACAAAAATTGCCTTTCCCTCGTAATTTCCCCCTGTCCGTGGCAGAGATGGTGGCTCTCGGCTGTGCCCAGCGGTCTGCGGGTTGTAAACAGAGGGTGCGGGAGGCTCTCTACCAAGTGGGGTTAGACCATAAACGACAAAAACCGATCGGGGGGTTGAGTGGCGGGGAGCTAAAACGGATGCTTTTGGCTTACTGTCTTGTCTTGCAGCCGCAGTTTTTGGTGCTGGATGAAGCACTAGCGGGAGTCGATCGGGCGGGAGCTGTAGCTTTTACAGAACTGCTGGGACAGTTACAGTCTCTGTATGGTTGGACAATTTTACAGGTCTCCCATGATTTGTCCTTGCTACGGCAACAGGTGGATTGGGTGATTGGTATTAATCGCTCCGTAGTTTTTATGGGTAAACCCGACCAAGTGTTAGAGGGAGAGTATCTCCAAAGATTGTACAGCTAG
- the psb29 gene encoding photosystem II biogenesis protein Psp29 yields MNTVPTVADTKRTFLRAFPHPISAVYRKIIDELLVELHLLTVDTTFRYDCVFALGTVTIFDQFMEGYRGDVQPLWEALIRSVRLDPQQLRQDAQKLIELVDSYPQEVQQLLTSLKSTIDLSPLDAHWQAIAANPRFKYSRLFAVGLFTLIAKLTPEEAQRTDLLKQACQALYPHWGLENSHPADRFLRDLDIYRSNLEKVQQTKQMMADLVEAERKKKAKQSSA; encoded by the coding sequence GTGAATACTGTCCCTACGGTTGCTGATACTAAGCGCACATTTTTGCGAGCTTTCCCTCACCCCATCAGTGCTGTCTATCGCAAAATAATTGACGAACTGTTGGTGGAACTCCATCTGCTGACGGTGGATACGACTTTTCGTTATGATTGCGTATTTGCCCTAGGGACTGTCACCATTTTTGACCAATTTATGGAGGGCTATCGAGGTGATGTACAACCCCTCTGGGAAGCGCTCATCCGATCGGTACGCCTTGACCCCCAACAGCTGCGCCAGGATGCCCAGAAACTCATAGAACTGGTAGATAGTTACCCCCAAGAGGTACAGCAGCTCCTTACCAGCCTCAAAAGCACGATTGATTTGTCTCCTTTAGATGCTCACTGGCAGGCTATTGCTGCTAATCCGCGGTTCAAATACAGTCGCCTGTTTGCTGTGGGTCTATTCACTCTTATTGCTAAACTGACACCAGAAGAAGCCCAGAGGACTGATCTGCTAAAACAAGCTTGCCAAGCTCTCTACCCCCATTGGGGTCTGGAAAATAGCCATCCTGCCGATCGGTTTTTGCGCGATCTAGATATTTACCGCTCGAATTTGGAAAAGGTGCAGCAGACGAAACAAATGATGGCAGACCTAGTAGAGGCAGAACGGAAGAAAAAAGCAAAGCAATCTTCGGCGTGA
- a CDS encoding ABC transporter permease: MWQGTIAVAQRILCELCRRRRSLILWAIFPVFILLLNVAILEERTQLSLAEAYKLATPLTIVGAALFFSCLGGTVSTVVAEREQQTIKRLFLSPLSGLGYFLGIFLAHSLIGVGQTLIVFTMAVVAGAKFEGSIALVVLVIALSILAYVGCGFILGTQIAKRTEDVNALIATFGVPLLLLGGSFIPAEFFPANLKEIALWNPVYHINELLAGVLQDRAWSDISHHFTFLLAFALVMVVGAWLSYNQMRERERHL, from the coding sequence ATGTGGCAGGGAACGATCGCGGTTGCCCAACGCATTCTCTGTGAGCTCTGTCGGCGGCGTCGGAGCTTGATTTTGTGGGCTATTTTCCCTGTCTTTATTCTGCTGTTGAATGTGGCGATTTTGGAAGAAAGAACACAGCTGTCTCTGGCGGAAGCCTATAAATTGGCTACTCCTTTGACGATCGTGGGTGCAGCTCTTTTTTTTAGTTGTCTAGGAGGTACAGTATCCACTGTTGTAGCGGAACGAGAGCAGCAGACGATTAAACGCTTGTTTCTGTCTCCTCTTTCTGGTCTTGGTTATTTCCTGGGCATTTTTCTTGCCCATAGTTTGATTGGGGTAGGACAAACACTGATTGTTTTTACGATGGCTGTGGTGGCGGGGGCAAAATTTGAGGGGTCTATTGCTCTGGTTGTTTTGGTGATTGCTCTTAGTATTCTCGCCTATGTGGGATGCGGCTTTATATTGGGGACACAGATTGCTAAACGGACAGAAGATGTCAATGCTTTGATTGCTACCTTTGGTGTGCCCTTACTTTTGCTAGGGGGCTCTTTCATTCCCGCAGAGTTCTTTCCTGCCAATCTCAAAGAGATTGCCCTGTGGAATCCTGTCTATCACATCAATGAGTTACTAGCTGGTGTGCTACAGGATCGAGCTTGGTCTGACATTAGTCATCATTTTACCTTTCTCCTCGCCTTTGCCCTGGTGATGGTGGTGGGAGCCTGGCTATCCTACAATCAAATGCGTGAGCGGGAGCGCCATCTCTAG
- a CDS encoding ABC transporter ATP-binding protein: MLQLEGIYKAFGDQQVLTNLHINVETGTVYGLLGPNGAGKTTTINIICHLLQPDRGQVWLDDTPLGSHNRHLIGVAPQQNLIYPSLTCRENLCFFGQLYGLWGKQLQDRVKTCLELVDLTDRADSVAETLSGGMQRRLSIAIALIHQPKLVILDEPTTGLDLEARYQMWSVIRHLQDTGTTLLISSHFLDEIERLCNKIGILQRGKLIAEGTLQQLRQHIPAQEIVTIQSPDEQAILDRAQALGLVSRRYGQQLALWIPDLWELKQILEYFAGIPIDAITRQPVSLEHIYLELSQGV; encoded by the coding sequence GTGTTGCAACTAGAAGGTATCTACAAAGCGTTTGGCGATCAGCAAGTACTAACTAATCTCCATATCAATGTGGAAACTGGCACGGTCTACGGTCTATTGGGACCGAATGGCGCAGGTAAAACTACTACCATCAACATCATTTGCCACTTACTGCAACCCGATCGGGGTCAAGTCTGGCTTGATGATACTCCCCTTGGTTCCCACAACAGACACCTGATTGGTGTGGCACCCCAACAAAATCTCATTTACCCATCTCTTACTTGTCGAGAGAATCTCTGCTTTTTTGGTCAGCTCTATGGTCTATGGGGGAAACAACTGCAAGACAGAGTTAAAACTTGCCTGGAGTTAGTCGATTTGACCGATCGAGCAGATAGTGTAGCAGAAACCCTCAGTGGCGGCATGCAGAGGCGTTTAAGTATTGCCATTGCCCTTATTCATCAACCAAAGCTAGTGATTTTGGATGAACCAACCACAGGCTTGGATTTAGAAGCCCGCTATCAGATGTGGTCAGTCATCCGCCATTTGCAAGACACAGGTACAACTCTCCTCATCAGTAGTCATTTTCTCGATGAAATTGAGCGCCTATGCAACAAGATTGGCATTTTGCAGCGGGGGAAATTGATTGCCGAAGGTACTCTCCAACAACTCAGACAGCATATCCCCGCCCAGGAAATTGTTACCATTCAATCCCCTGACGAACAGGCAATCCTCGATCGTGCCCAGGCTTTGGGTTTAGTCAGCCGTCGCTATGGACAGCAACTAGCTCTCTGGATACCTGACCTGTGGGAGCTAAAACAGATTTTGGAATATTTTGCAGGCATACCGATCGATGCTATTACCCGCCAACCAGTGAGCCTAGAACACATCTACCTGGAGCTAAGCCAAGGGGTTTGA
- a CDS encoding CocE/NonD family hydrolase, which yields MSVVFYPGVTVEREVSMPMRDGVNLCADIYRPQERGTKLPILLMRLPYGREIASTVAYRHPSWYAQQGYIVVIQEVRGCGDSEGVFYPFRWEYRDGMDTIAWCLSEIPENNGRVGMYGLSYQGLNQFQAAVMQPPGLVTICPAMAGADLFLWLYWGGAFCWEFGFTWALQLAQLQATEPLATQLWQAQQTVGQLLRSTLPRQFPPLTANPQGEFYLDWLNSRTPLSWEYLHPLTRFDRYDVPALHIGGWYDPFIDSIWLTYERACAATKKPQKLIMGPWQHFPWRQRVGELDFGKEANRSVDELQIAWFDFWLKDIDNGIAKREPTLFFVMGKNTWVTDLNATTALTYYLHSDGRLDPTPPPADTPSIYVYEPWNPTPSTPYAPYNQRQINDRWDCVSFWSEVLTESITIGGIAECYLEASTTAPDTDWVVKLLDGYPDGREMLVTMGVLRASYGGKKPEDREVLTYHIPLRPTCHCFAQGHRLGLVVSSAAFPLIERHSNIAGDPSATTPKQWQAATQLIFPTAKLSLPVLRITD from the coding sequence ATGAGTGTAGTGTTTTACCCAGGGGTGACGGTGGAACGGGAGGTCTCTATGCCCATGCGTGATGGGGTTAACCTCTGTGCCGATATTTATCGACCCCAGGAAAGGGGTACTAAGTTACCAATTTTGCTGATGCGCTTGCCCTACGGTAGGGAAATTGCTTCCACTGTGGCTTATCGCCATCCCAGTTGGTACGCCCAGCAAGGCTATATCGTGGTCATCCAGGAGGTGCGGGGCTGTGGTGACTCAGAGGGGGTGTTCTATCCCTTTCGGTGGGAGTATCGCGATGGCATGGACACGATCGCTTGGTGTCTCTCGGAAATTCCGGAAAATAACGGTAGGGTGGGAATGTATGGTCTGTCTTACCAGGGCTTGAATCAATTTCAGGCAGCGGTGATGCAACCACCAGGTTTGGTCACTATTTGTCCTGCCATGGCGGGGGCGGACTTGTTTCTGTGGCTGTACTGGGGGGGAGCTTTCTGTTGGGAGTTTGGCTTTACCTGGGCACTACAACTGGCGCAATTGCAAGCAACGGAACCCCTGGCTACCCAACTGTGGCAGGCGCAACAAACTGTCGGTCAGTTATTGCGATCGACCTTACCTCGGCAATTTCCCCCCCTGACTGCCAACCCCCAAGGGGAGTTTTATTTGGACTGGCTCAACAGCCGCACACCTCTGAGTTGGGAGTATTTGCATCCCCTAACTCGCTTCGATCGCTATGATGTCCCTGCCCTTCACATCGGCGGTTGGTATGATCCATTTATTGATAGTATTTGGCTGACCTATGAGCGGGCCTGTGCCGCAACTAAAAAACCGCAAAAGCTAATCATGGGTCCTTGGCAACACTTCCCCTGGCGACAACGGGTAGGAGAACTAGATTTTGGCAAGGAGGCAAACCGATCGGTAGATGAACTACAGATTGCTTGGTTTGATTTTTGGCTAAAAGACATCGATAACGGTATTGCTAAGAGAGAACCGACTCTCTTTTTTGTGATGGGAAAAAACACCTGGGTGACAGACCTCAATGCAACTACTGCTCTCACTTACTATCTCCACAGTGACGGCAGATTAGACCCTACTCCTCCTCCTGCTGACACTCCCAGTATTTATGTCTACGAACCCTGGAACCCTACGCCCAGTACACCCTACGCCCCCTACAACCAAAGGCAAATTAACGATCGCTGGGATTGTGTCAGTTTTTGGAGTGAAGTATTAACAGAGTCAATCACGATCGGGGGTATCGCTGAATGTTATTTGGAGGCAAGCACCACCGCCCCAGATACGGATTGGGTAGTGAAATTGCTAGACGGTTATCCCGATGGCAGAGAAATGTTGGTGACCATGGGAGTGCTACGCGCTAGCTACGGCGGCAAAAAACCAGAGGATCGAGAAGTATTAACTTACCATATTCCCCTGCGACCTACCTGTCATTGCTTTGCCCAGGGTCATCGTCTCGGTTTGGTAGTTAGTTCAGCCGCCTTTCCCCTCATCGAAAGACACAGTAACATCGCAGGTGACCCCTCTGCCACTACCCCTAAACAATGGCAAGCTGCTACCCAACTGATTTTCCCCACCGCAAAATTGTCCCTCCCCGTGCTCCGCATAACTGACTAA